In Bacillota bacterium, a single window of DNA contains:
- a CDS encoding menaquinone biosynthesis decarboxylase: protein MAYRNIRHFINALDKKGLLKRISCEVDPELEITEITDRVSKAFGPALLFEKVKGSDFPVLINTFGTFERMSMALGVQKLDDVSSRITELLDISNYITLADKIKSVPQLASLISVFPIKVSHGACQEVSEEPDLSKLPILKCWPEDGGRFITLPLVFTKDPETGAQNVGMYRLQVYDNKTTGMHWHLHKDGRAIYEKYRRIGGRMPVSVAIGCDPATIYAATAPLPSMIDEMMFAGFLRKAPVLMTKCLTNDIFVPAQSEFVLEGYVDANELKEEGPFGDHTGYYSEKDMYPVFHLTKITRKKNPIYMATVVGKPPMEDCYLGKATERIFLPLLRLTAPEIVDMSFPLEGVFHGCVIVSIDKRYPAHAKKIMNTLWGTGQMMYTKMIIVVDKDINPHDYSTVAWKVFNNIDAKRDMVISEGPLDALDHASPMRFVGNRLGIDATKKWPSEGYMRDWPDDIEMSEGIKRQVDKRWTSYGI from the coding sequence ATGGCATATAGGAATATTCGTCATTTTATTAATGCCCTTGACAAGAAAGGGCTTTTAAAAAGAATATCTTGTGAAGTAGATCCTGAGCTTGAGATAACTGAAATTACTGATAGGGTATCGAAAGCTTTTGGACCTGCGCTTTTATTCGAGAAAGTAAAGGGCTCTGATTTTCCGGTTCTGATAAACACATTCGGCACTTTTGAACGGATGAGTATGGCGCTTGGAGTTCAAAAACTTGATGATGTCTCATCGAGGATTACCGAGCTTCTCGATATAAGCAATTATATTACGCTTGCAGATAAGATCAAATCAGTGCCGCAGCTTGCCTCTCTTATTTCCGTTTTCCCGATAAAGGTTTCGCATGGTGCGTGCCAGGAAGTTTCGGAAGAGCCGGATCTGTCAAAACTTCCGATTTTAAAATGCTGGCCTGAAGATGGGGGGCGTTTTATTACACTGCCACTGGTGTTTACAAAAGATCCGGAAACCGGAGCGCAGAACGTGGGGATGTATCGACTTCAAGTATATGACAATAAAACTACTGGCATGCACTGGCATCTTCATAAAGATGGCAGAGCAATATATGAAAAATACCGCAGGATAGGGGGCAGAATGCCTGTTTCTGTTGCAATTGGTTGTGACCCGGCGACTATATACGCCGCGACTGCTCCGCTTCCCTCGATGATAGACGAAATGATGTTTGCCGGATTTTTAAGAAAAGCGCCGGTGTTAATGACAAAGTGCCTTACGAACGATATTTTTGTGCCGGCACAAAGCGAGTTTGTGCTTGAGGGTTATGTCGATGCAAACGAATTAAAGGAAGAAGGGCCTTTCGGAGATCATACCGGCTATTATTCTGAAAAAGATATGTACCCGGTTTTCCATCTAACAAAGATAACACGAAAGAAAAACCCAATTTATATGGCTACGGTGGTAGGAAAGCCGCCAATGGAAGACTGTTATTTAGGTAAGGCGACTGAACGGATATTTTTGCCACTGCTTCGGCTGACGGCACCTGAAATAGTAGATATGAGCTTTCCGCTTGAAGGCGTATTCCACGGCTGTGTAATAGTTTCAATAGACAAGCGATATCCTGCTCACGCGAAAAAAATAATGAATACTCTCTGGGGCACGGGGCAAATGATGTATACAAAAATGATCATCGTTGTGGACAAGGATATAAATCCTCATGACTATTCTACTGTCGCTTGGAAAGTGTTCAATAATATAGACGCTAAAAGGGACATGGTTATATCAGAGGGACCTCTAGATGCTCTAGATCATGCATCACCTATGCGATTTGTAGGAAACCGGCTGGGCATTGACGCAACTAAGAAATGGCCTTCAGAAGGTTATATGCGGGATTGGCCTGATGATATTGAGATGAGTGAGGGGATAAAAAGACAGGTAGACAAAAGGTGGACAAGCTATGGTATTTAA
- a CDS encoding ABC transporter substrate-binding protein: MKRKISLFLFAVIIIGILSGCEAQKSKQTLTVGIMPDFDSIPIIVAKEQGFFNQNVKIDIYKSPVDRDSALISGNMDGCISDVLAVCLERNGGFEAYITSKTNGKYGLVASQASGIKTAQDLKGKEIGLSINTIIEYVTDSILTKEGVDPYFVQKTAVPKIPSRLELLMNNQIAAVTLPEPYVSSAVSAGATLIGTSSDLGINPGVILFTKNAIDNKSEDIREFYRAYNKAVEYIAKNPKENYINKVISELGLPDSVGNAELPKYEKSKLPENQEVERAMQWLFDKKMIQKQYSYKELEKEI, encoded by the coding sequence ATGAAGAGAAAAATATCATTGTTTCTTTTCGCAGTAATTATTATTGGTATATTAAGTGGATGTGAGGCACAAAAAAGCAAACAAACTTTAACTGTCGGGATAATGCCTGATTTTGATTCTATACCGATAATTGTTGCAAAAGAACAGGGCTTTTTTAATCAGAATGTGAAAATCGATATATATAAAAGCCCGGTTGACCGTGACAGTGCTCTTATAAGCGGAAATATGGATGGCTGCATATCGGATGTATTAGCCGTTTGCCTTGAACGTAACGGGGGCTTCGAAGCTTATATTACCTCAAAAACAAACGGCAAGTATGGACTTGTTGCTTCACAAGCTTCCGGCATAAAAACCGCTCAGGACCTTAAGGGAAAAGAAATAGGACTCAGCATCAATACGATAATTGAATATGTAACAGACAGCATTTTGACAAAAGAGGGGGTAGACCCTTATTTTGTGCAGAAAACTGCCGTTCCTAAAATCCCGTCCCGGCTTGAACTTTTGATGAATAACCAGATAGCTGCGGTTACTCTTCCGGAACCTTACGTCAGCTCGGCTGTCTCTGCGGGAGCCACATTAATTGGAACTTCATCAGATCTCGGTATCAACCCTGGTGTTATTCTTTTCACTAAAAACGCAATCGATAATAAAAGTGAAGATATAAGGGAGTTTTATAGAGCATATAACAAAGCGGTGGAGTATATCGCAAAAAACCCTAAAGAGAATTATATTAATAAAGTTATAAGTGAACTTGGACTTCCGGATTCAGTCGGAAATGCAGAACTTCCAAAATATGAAAAATCAAAGCTGCCGGAAAACCAGGAAGTTGAGAGAGCAATGCAATGGCTTTTTGATAAGAAGATGATTCAAAAACAGTATTCATACAAAGAACTTGAGAAAGAAATATAA
- a CDS encoding ATP-binding cassette domain-containing protein gives MIHINIDEAYYYPDTPVLKDFKLDIEKGEIITVIGPSGCGKSTLLKIIAGLHNGVKGRVDVGIGARIGFIPQNKCLLPWKTVYENIVLLTSADRRPVDKNAALELIKQLGLERYSEVYPLNLSGGQYQRVLLGQVFFFNPDIILMDEPFSALDTDTKNEIIELFLKMQKDKNITTVLVTHNHDEARAINGRVINLADRGAV, from the coding sequence ATGATTCATATAAATATAGATGAGGCATATTATTATCCGGATACGCCTGTTTTAAAGGATTTTAAACTCGATATAGAAAAGGGCGAAATAATAACGGTTATCGGACCTTCCGGCTGTGGAAAATCGACGCTGTTAAAAATTATTGCGGGATTGCATAATGGCGTAAAAGGAAGGGTCGATGTGGGGATAGGTGCACGGATTGGCTTTATACCTCAGAATAAATGTCTTTTACCATGGAAAACGGTATATGAGAACATTGTATTGTTAACTAGTGCCGATCGCAGACCAGTTGATAAAAATGCAGCACTAGAACTTATTAAACAGCTGGGTTTAGAAAGATATTCGGAGGTTTATCCCTTAAACCTTTCAGGCGGACAGTATCAAAGGGTTTTGCTTGGCCAGGTTTTCTTTTTCAATCCTGATATAATTTTGATGGACGAGCCGTTTTCCGCACTCGATACAGATACAAAGAATGAAATAATAGAGCTGTTTTTAAAGATGCAAAAGGATAAAAACATAACTACAGTATTAGTAACGCATAATCATGATGAAGCACGCGCAATAAATGGCAGGGTAATAAACCTTGCGGATAGAGGCGCTGTGTGA
- a CDS encoding 4-hydroxybenzoate octaprenyltransferase — protein sequence MVFNKLKEYGGLVMFSHTVFSLPFGLMAMIWAANGLPELRVFFWILIALIGARNGANAFNRIADRDIDKKNERTKERHLPAGKVKLSEAYGVMIFCFAILALAAYELNILCLILLPFAIALFIFYSYTKRITWLCHYILGAACGGAPVGAWIAVTGKITFPSLLLGAAVCMWVAGFDILYATQDIDFDRQEGLHSIPAKFGLNGARIIAALSHIAAVLLLLIFCFALKRGVFYILGLAVVSMLLFIEHKGVKPENRSRMNFIAYHINQLVSIIFFIFALTDFFVMGGRL from the coding sequence ATGGTATTTAATAAATTAAAGGAATACGGCGGTCTCGTCATGTTTTCTCATACGGTGTTTTCACTTCCGTTCGGACTTATGGCAATGATTTGGGCGGCAAACGGCTTGCCTGAGCTCAGGGTGTTTTTTTGGATACTTATTGCGCTCATAGGCGCGCGTAACGGTGCAAACGCGTTTAACCGAATCGCAGACCGTGATATTGACAAAAAAAATGAACGAACAAAAGAAAGACACCTTCCTGCAGGAAAAGTCAAGCTATCAGAAGCTTATGGGGTCATGATCTTTTGTTTTGCAATTTTGGCGCTAGCGGCATATGAACTCAATATCCTATGTCTTATACTTTTACCTTTCGCAATTGCACTTTTTATTTTTTACTCATATACAAAACGCATAACATGGCTATGCCATTACATACTTGGCGCAGCCTGCGGAGGAGCACCCGTCGGCGCATGGATAGCTGTGACCGGAAAGATTACTTTCCCTTCTCTTCTACTAGGAGCAGCGGTATGCATGTGGGTTGCCGGATTCGATATTCTATACGCTACTCAGGATATTGATTTCGACAGACAAGAGGGACTCCATTCAATACCTGCTAAATTTGGGCTTAATGGTGCCCGCATTATTGCGGCATTATCTCATATTGCTGCTGTATTGTTGTTACTGATATTTTGTTTTGCACTAAAGCGCGGAGTTTTTTATATATTAGGTCTTGCGGTTGTTTCTATGCTGTTATTTATTGAACATAAAGGAGTCAAACCTGAAAACAGAAGCAGGATGAATTTTATCGCATACCATATAAACCAACTAGTGAGCATTATTTTCTTTATTTTTGCACTGACAGACTTTTTTGTTATGGGAGGACGTTTATGA
- a CDS encoding UbiX family flavin prenyltransferase translates to MKRLILGITGASGAVLAKRFIECAKEYRELHIIITDNGLRVFEFETGISFKDFIESQNGIIVHDNRDMFACVASGSFDTEGMVIIPCSMASAAKLANGIGDTLLLHAADICLKEKRRLVIVPRETPLHAIHLKNLQTLAETGAYIVPPMPMFYSKPASADDIINSLVGRILKYAGVDNTLYMKWGGQK, encoded by the coding sequence ATGAAACGACTAATTTTGGGAATAACCGGTGCAAGCGGTGCTGTACTTGCAAAAAGATTCATTGAGTGTGCTAAGGAATACCGCGAACTGCATATCATTATTACAGATAACGGTTTGCGGGTATTTGAGTTTGAAACAGGGATCTCCTTTAAGGATTTTATAGAGTCTCAAAATGGAATTATAGTTCATGACAACCGAGACATGTTTGCATGTGTTGCAAGCGGTTCATTTGACACCGAAGGTATGGTGATTATTCCATGTTCGATGGCGTCAGCGGCGAAACTTGCAAATGGAATTGGGGATACACTGCTTTTGCACGCAGCAGATATTTGCTTAAAGGAAAAACGCAGGCTTGTTATTGTGCCGCGTGAAACACCGCTTCACGCAATACATTTGAAGAATTTGCAGACGCTTGCTGAAACAGGTGCTTATATCGTGCCGCCAATGCCGATGTTTTATTCAAAACCTGCTTCTGCTGACGATATTATCAACAGTCTTGTGGGCAGAATATTAAAATATGCAGGGGTTGACAACACATTATACATGAAATGGGGAGGGCAGAAATGA